In one window of Cupriavidus necator N-1 DNA:
- a CDS encoding IclR family transcriptional regulator → MPTKTPSPGGVQSLSRAFALLRLLAEHHEAGLTLPELAAIAEIDRTTAHRMARFLESAGYVERESGGKRYHLGTAAMALGLRAMNWPPPNSALVSKMKALARLTGDAVFLTVRIGDHGHCLHTEEGSHRIKTFHLLTGTSRLLGQGTGSMALLAKMDNEAVRAHYERHRAEYAAGGLSLLRLLRGVERARKLGYALAGAEGVAGVGIALPLEMGAEAAISIMSTASRMPAARRHEMGAIVGAMFAQGN, encoded by the coding sequence ATGCCCACCAAGACCCCCTCGCCCGGCGGCGTGCAGAGCCTGTCCCGAGCCTTCGCCCTGCTCCGGCTGCTCGCCGAGCATCACGAGGCGGGACTGACCCTGCCCGAGCTCGCCGCGATAGCGGAGATCGACCGTACCACCGCGCACCGGATGGCGCGCTTTCTGGAATCCGCGGGGTATGTCGAGCGCGAGTCGGGGGGCAAGCGTTATCACCTGGGCACTGCCGCCATGGCGCTGGGCCTGCGCGCGATGAACTGGCCGCCGCCCAACAGCGCGCTGGTGAGCAAGATGAAGGCGCTGGCCCGGCTCACGGGCGACGCGGTGTTCCTGACCGTGCGCATCGGCGACCATGGGCACTGCCTGCATACCGAGGAAGGCAGCCACCGGATCAAGACCTTCCACTTGCTGACCGGCACTTCCCGCCTGCTGGGCCAGGGCACCGGCAGCATGGCGTTGCTGGCGAAGATGGACAACGAGGCGGTGCGTGCGCATTACGAGCGGCACCGCGCCGAGTACGCAGCCGGGGGCCTGAGCCTGCTCAGGCTGTTGCGCGGTGTAGAGCGCGCCCGCAAGCTGGGCTATGCGCTTGCCGGCGCGGAGGGGGTGGCAGGCGTGGGCATTGCACTGCCCCTGGAAATGGGCGCCGAGGCGGCCATCAGCATCATGTCTACCGCGTCGCGGATGCCGGCGGCGCGGCGGCATGAGATGGGAGCGATTGTCGGCGCGATGTTTGCGCAGGGAAATTAG
- the msrA gene encoding peptide-methionine (S)-S-oxide reductase MsrA: protein MEHGLETATLGGGCFWCLEAVFQQVDGVVAVESGYTGGHVDHPTYQQVCEGDTGHVEVVRVTFNPSVINFRQILEIFFAIHDPTTPDRQGNDVGPQYRSAIFTNSEAQRATAEYVMRELAAAKVFDAPIVTQVEPEQPYWRAEASHQNYYQDNPSQGYCALVISPKLAKFRKQFEGKLRK, encoded by the coding sequence ATGGAACATGGACTTGAAACGGCCACGCTGGGCGGCGGGTGCTTCTGGTGCCTGGAAGCGGTTTTCCAGCAGGTCGATGGCGTGGTGGCGGTGGAGTCCGGTTATACCGGCGGGCATGTGGATCACCCGACTTACCAGCAGGTCTGCGAGGGGGATACCGGGCACGTCGAGGTGGTGCGTGTCACCTTCAATCCGTCGGTGATCAATTTTCGGCAGATCCTGGAGATCTTCTTCGCCATCCACGACCCGACCACGCCGGACCGGCAGGGTAACGATGTGGGGCCGCAGTACCGGTCGGCGATCTTTACGAATTCGGAGGCGCAGCGGGCCACGGCGGAATACGTGATGCGGGAGTTGGCCGCGGCCAAGGTTTTTGATGCGCCGATCGTTACGCAGGTCGAGCCGGAGCAGCCGTACTGGCGCGCCGAGGCAAGTCACCAGAACTACTATCAGGACAATCCGAGCCAGGGGTACTGTGCCTTGGTGATCTCGCCGAAACTGGCCAAGTTTCGAAAGCAGTTTGAGGGGAAGTTGAGGAAGTAG